The DNA region tcaaggatgtctctataaaagagaaacaaccaagaatggtttcataaattcgcaagcccatcaaatatatatgggttattatgaatttcttgtattcatttatttgtaaaagttgtttttaaatatataaattaatttttataaataaaaaatatttttttaaaatttcggtTGAatcgccgaaccggcccggaaccggcggttttgaaccggcTGGTGAACCGACGGTTTTtttaaccggaaccggaaccgccgggacccttgaCAGGTCGGTTCCAGTTCATGCTTATGATGAatcgtgaaccgccggttcatgaaccggaaccggtagTTCGGAACCGTTGTTCATGCCTAGGTATGTCCCACCAATACTTCTAATACTTCTTTAACACGTGGAATTCAAAATTGAATCACATTTTACATATGGAAACTTCCCAAATTTGATTTAAACTAGTACTTAATATTCTAATATTAACATGTTCTATCTCGTCACATCTGAATCTTTttctaatactaatattttaatatttaataaattataaaaatgatattcaaacgtataataattttataattacgtCCATGAATCATATTAGATGACTTTTAATGTTTTACAAATTTAATATACAATATTTCATTAAAACCTTAACTATGTCTtgatattagtagtattatatctttcctttattttattttctcctcacttttccttattttaatatttaatatttattattctttttaatggatattaataatttattttcaaataaaaaatccaaaaatgagtttgaccGCTCTCCACGCAATTAATATCCTATAAAATTGAGATAtgattcaattaaattttaaaaaaatattaatttcaaggaaaattaaataaataatactctctccgtccctctgtaactgagtcgtattccttttttagTTGTCCTACTttagctgagtcatttcctaTTTTGGTTAAAAACAccaacttttcttctctcttactttattctctattcatctctctacattttttcctttcctactttattctttattcaCTTAACTaacttttaacacaatttcttaaatcttgtaCCGAAAAGAAACGCTTCTATTACATAGGGACGGAGCGAGTAATTAAGTATGGCAAGAAAAGTTtaggagaaagaaaaaaaatgtgatattaatatcaattaagAGATGTGAATaggattttaataaaatattgcatattaaattcataaaacattaaaaatcaTCTAATTTGATTTATTGACGTAATTATAAAATTGTTGTAAGATTAGATACtacttttataatttattagaaAATGACTTAAACACAACAAGATGAAACATGTTAATATTGGAATATTAAGTATTAGTAGTTTAAATCTAATTTGGGAAGTTTCCATATCAAAATGTGAGTCAATTTTGAATTCCACATGTCAAAGAAGTATCGGTGGGACATACCACCTCATATTGCCACTAgaggtgtcgaaacgggtagcgggtaaCGAGTAATTCCGAACCCATTATCCGACGGAATCGGGTATAgggtatacccgatacccgtCCGGGTAATCCCGTTAATCCCACATACCCAATATGCATATaagtattttataatttttttaaatttttttaatacttgCTAACTGAGCAACTCAAAAGTCATAATGTAATTTTCttattagtaatttatttaatCTTCTAAGTCATTATTTATTCTTGAATTTAGATATGAAACTATAATTACAAATACACGAAGACAAAGATCACATGGCTTCAAGCTttcatctcaattctcaacaaaattaaattaataaaaagaaaagttaaTTCCAGGCCAGCaagtagtattttaaaaaaatcatccggaaatataatactactccataacACGTTTATATACAAATTAGAATGTTGATTCTGCCATTTTGATTACACATTGCATACATGACTAGAGAATATTTTCTCCATTGTAGCCTTGCTCGTGTAACATATTCCATAATTACATTAGGAAACATTCCTTTTACTGAAATTCCCTTTTACTTATCCAAGATCGACCGAAAAATGGATCAATTTAAGTTGCAACTTTCCAAAGGTGCAAATTCAACCTTTGCTCTACCTCAATAATATGCAAAAAGCTCACTACAAAGTGTTCCTTCCGTAAATCACATGCACAAATTTATACATATGCATACCCAATTCTTTATGTGATGAGCCTTTGCTATAActattttaatactactatattactaaaataaaaactatCAGTTCGATAAAATGTTTTTGGCTTCAACCCAAAACAGAAACATAGATTAGTAAGAGACATAAACACGAACAAACCAAGATACAAAAAGATAGAAACCAACAAGTTCAATAGCAAAATATAAATGGGAATAGAAGGCAAAACATCTCATAAGCAAAATAAAATGAGCATCTAACTAAGAATGCTTCACCATAGCTGCCAAAATAAGCTTGGTTTGAGCTACTCTTACCTCCAACTGCTTAAGGTAATTTTGCAACTCCTCTACTCTAAGCTTCTTCCACTCCTTCTCCCCATTAAGGCCTTGCCCCGACTCAAACAAGTCTCCACCATCCATCAACAACTTCTCGTTCATGGTCATCGCCCCAGGGTAATTCAAGTCCaccctcctcttcttcttctccaccgCCTTTTCACTCTCCTTCTTTCTATCCGATCTCCTCACCATACCACTATTCACCACGACCGGCTTCTCTTTATTCCCCCAAATCATTTTAGATAGATCATAAACACTCTGCTCGTGGGGCTTGGAGAAGGTCATCTCTTTGCCATTCTTGATTTTCTTCTCAAACTTCTTCTTCATCCTTCTAATTTTATCGAGGAGTTGCATTTGGCTACCATAAGTTTGTAGCTCTTccttgataaaagaatgaaacaTGCCTATATCTTGAGTTGGATCTGTCTTATACTTAGCTAAGTAGTCGATCATCCCCTTCAATATGACAATCTCGTCGTCCTTGCTCCAGATTCTCTGGAAGCGGTTAGACTTCCTATCCGATGTCTCGGACTTCTTGGCATCCCTAAGAGCAGCACGAGCATCTTCAACATCGCATTTGGGAGTAACCACATCAGCAGCATCAGAAGAATTGATGCCGTGGCTTACTCTCACCAGCATGAAACGAAGGTTACTATCGTCCACCGGCTTCAGTCGAATCTCTTTCATTGGCTTCGCCGCTAGTGGCCTTTGCATCAAATCAGTATCAGATTCCTccggtgaagaagaagaagaagggggcGGTAACCGTAACAGTGGCCTCGCCATCGCGGATTGAGTCTGTTGGGGTTCCAATCCGGAGTCGGAGTCTTCCTCGGAAGTGACTTCGTCGTCTTCTTCGCTGGAATCTGACGGAGTCTCACGATTTCTAGACATGTTTTTTCAAAGGAATAGGGCTTGAGGGTTGTGAGTGACTAGAGACAGTTGTGTTAGTGGACAGAGTAGTACCAAGCTTTATATAGACCTACCTAATACGGCGTTTCGGATTCTACCTAAAATGAAGATGATGTCGACTTTCAAAAATTCGCTTCTTCTACCCTTATTTAATACACTTCGAATCAATATGACAATGATTTACGGTGATTATTTTTACCATAGTACAATTTGAATTGTAATTTTATAGTATACTcacctttttattttaattaagtacTCCATTATGAAATTTGTACTCTCTCCtccctgaaaaatatgaacaattttctttttagttcgtccctaaaaagtatgagcattctaattttagaaagtttTCTCTCTCTAAAGAGGTGGGACTATTAtcaactaacaatactttaattactttttctctcactcttctttaccaattatgtattaaaactcgtgtcgaaccaaATGTTCATGCTTTTCAGAGAATGAGGGAATTATACTATTTTATGTATAGATGCttttagagcacccacaaccgtgctcttgccaacgagcatggttgtgggcccggcgccactatttctgcctgctcttaggcaagagcacaacacccacaac from Salvia splendens isolate huo1 chromosome 9, SspV2, whole genome shotgun sequence includes:
- the LOC121747561 gene encoding probable transcription factor At1g11510, whose protein sequence is MSRNRETPSDSSEEDDEVTSEEDSDSGLEPQQTQSAMARPLLRLPPPSSSSSPEESDTDLMQRPLAAKPMKEIRLKPVDDSNLRFMLVRVSHGINSSDAADVVTPKCDVEDARAALRDAKKSETSDRKSNRFQRIWSKDDEIVILKGMIDYLAKYKTDPTQDIGMFHSFIKEELQTYGSQMQLLDKIRRMKKKFEKKIKNGKEMTFSKPHEQSVYDLSKMIWGNKEKPVVVNSGMVRRSDRKKESEKAVEKKKRRVDLNYPGAMTMNEKLLMDGGDLFESGQGLNGEKEWKKLRVEELQNYLKQLEVRVAQTKLILAAMVKHS